One Arachis hypogaea cultivar Tifrunner chromosome 2, arahy.Tifrunner.gnm2.J5K5, whole genome shotgun sequence genomic window, ttttgtttttcaaaaaaaaaagaaaaaagagtcaagcgggctagcccgccaacccgccaatccgccataaagtggggcgggctagcattttgaacccattttagttggcggaGCAGGCCGGTCCGCCCCGTTTATGAGGCGAGCCTAGGCGGGACAGGGCGGGTTGGAGCGGGCCAGCCCGCTTTGCCAGCCCGCTTTGCCACCACTttaccaagttgggttggtctagtggttagctcactagtccgcttaagcaagtgtcgggggttcgaatcccgccttgtgcatgcagcaacccattggccagcggcaaacccttaaatggagctcaataccgcggcggattagtccttgacctgtcgggttgggggataccgtgggaaaccaaaaaaaaaaaaaaaagacatttaaaaaaaatatttctacctcatCAAATTCTCTAATCACCATGTAATAACATATGAATGTATTAAAAAATCTTCATACTAATGATACTATATGCCTATTCGTGGATTCAATGAGTTACTTAACATAAATTGTTAGAATAagctttattaaaataaatttattcttttcttgttgtttaaataaattttaagtgTTACTTTAGAGAATTatttgaagaataaaataaagtttaatcctTAGTGAAACTGTGAAAGAGTGGCAAATTGGGAATATAGGAATTAGGAATTGGGggaggaaaaaaaattgaaagaaaattacaAAACCCCTTTGCAGTTTGCAGTTTGCACTCAGCCaacaaaaaccctaaaaccaaaCCAAATTCAGCTCAGTTCAGCTGCGACACTTTCTTCAACAATCTTCGCAAAAATGTTGAGAATCAAAACCGCTAAAACGCGCAGGGGAAAGCGAGAGCTTGAGAAGCGTGCTCCCCAACTCGTAAGTTCATACGATTTTCTCACGTTTGTTTCCCAGGAAAATCCGGTTCAGTTTTCCGGGAAAATTTCCCCCCTTTCTTCAAGTTTCGTTTTTTATGGTTATTTTAACTCTTTCGATTAGATTAGACAAATAGGGGTGTtgctgatttttattttattttttgcaggTTGAATCAGGGAAGAAGACGCTACTACTTCACGGGACTAAGACAAGCTCAGTGTTGAACTCTGTTTTGACGCAGATTTACCATCTGAAGAAGGAAAGTTCGGTGAAATACAGCAGAAAGAATGATAACATTAACCCTTTTGAGAGTGGTGGTGAGGTCCCTTTGGAGTTCTTCTCTCGGAAAACGGATTGCAGCATCTTTGTGGTGAGTCTGCTTTGGAAACTAAACATCATTATTTGTATGTGCCTATTATGTTCTGAATGGATTTTGGAACCATCCTCATTTGGTATATTGCAGTTTGTTTTTTGATTATACTGGTGGATAATAGAGTAGTGCTTGTTTATTAGTAACTTGGGAATTGGAGCATGTTTTCTGTGGCAGTTTTGTTTCATGAGGTTTTGTTGGTTTTACTTATTGATAATAATATTGTCGAAGATTTTGTTGTCTTTCTTAAATGGTGCTTGTATTATGCTGACTTCGTTGTAAATGATGGTTTTTAGTTCCTTTGCTTCTGCTGAACCTTTTTTTCCAGTTTGCTTAAACTCTTATTAGTAAGCCATGGACTTGATGagctttttttttgggggggagggggagggggagggggaggggggaaGATTGAGTTCTCCTTATTTGGTTATCATATTTACAATATTTTGCTCTCACTGTCATTAAGCACTTATATTCCCAAGGTTAAGTATCTGAGAAACTATACGTGTTTCTAAATTTTAAGCTATTCAAATTTGATGTTATTTCATGTGAaggatatatttaataataatggaAGATAAATGGCAATTTCTATTGTCTTTCAATCCTTTTTTTGTTAGCCAAACATTTTGATGCGAATACGTATCTTATCAAATTTTAGACAAGTTTTTGCATGCAATAGCAATAGCAATTGACATATTAATATAGGCGCCAAGTTGAATTTCGTTGCGTTCCTTATTCTTGCACATGTCTCAAAGGGATCTCTTAAATGTTTTTTTGCAGTATGGATCTCACTCAAAGAAGCGACCTAACAACCTTGTTATAGGGAGGATGTATGATCACCATATCTATGATCTAGTTGAAGTCGGGGTTGAAAATTTTAAGCCATTGGACTCATTTACTTATGATAAAAAATTAGCTCCAAAAGAAGGGTCAAAACCTTTCATATGTTTTATTGGAGAAGGATTTGAGGCTGTAGAAGAACTAAAACATTTAAAGGAAGTCTTACTTGATCTTTTTCGTGGAGAGGTGCATTTCCGCTTTTTGAACTCTCAGATGTACTGTTTTTTCAAGTGgtgttatattaaaaaaatcgTGGATTTGATTTACAGGTTGTGGAGAATATAAATCTTGCTGGAGTGGATCGTGCATATGTAGTTTCTGCGGTGTCTCCAAACAGGGTATTTTTTACACACTGTGCATTACGACTGAAAAAATCAGGCACCGTTGTGCCAAGAATGGAATTGGTCGAAGTTGGCCCTTCCATGGACATGGTAATTCGTCGGCATCGTCCACCTAATGAGAGTTTGAGGAAGGAAGCCTTCAAAACTTCACTGCAGAAGCCAAAGAAAAAGGTTGGTGAATGCCCAAATCTCCTTAGGTTATCTGTTAATATGAAGTTAAGTTGTATCACTAAATTGTGTACTTTGTTGGTCACAGGAGAAGAATGTTAAAGGGGATCCATTACAAGGGAAGATTGGAAGTATTTATATTCCAGATCAGAAGGTAAGAGTTGTGCATATCTATATATTTCTTTAGTCTTGCTCATAACCAAGCCAACTCAATCTTCTTTGCCATTGGATGAGATGTCGGACCCAAATCGACCAAGGTTCCACACCCCATCCAATGATCAAAGGAAGTGAGTTGGCTTAGTGTACAAATATAAGTGAATACAACAAACATTTATCTCTTCCGAGACCATTATCTAATCACTTAGACTAAATTATTGGTTGTTTAGATTGGAGAAATGTCTTTACCTAACAAATCGAAGGGGGTGAAGAGGGAGCGCCGAGAAGCCAAGCAGAACAGGGGCGAGCAACATTCTTCCAAAAGAAGGAAGGAAGATTCTTAATGTTCTAAATTGCACATGTTGGCTTGCTGTGAGTTTTGATAGTAAAGGGTGATCAAATTGTATCAGACTAGATGGTTTAGGTTACATGAATTTTAAGTATTCCCTGTATGTATGGGAGTTTTGTCATGTTATTTCCCTTATTATAGTTTTTGCCCTTAAAATTTTGCCACACCCAAGTGACCTCCATTATCCCAGTTTGTGATTCGGTTGTTTGTTTATTCATATAGGATTAAACTTCAAATATATTTGATTCCAATGAAATTCTATATGATTATAGCATGAATCAATTAAGTTCAccaaaaaaatgtatcaatttgaGCTAGTAATATGAGCCACAGCCACTAATGCAAGATTTTAATTTGTACaattcattttttaataaaaagatgtCTAAATATAATTTGTCGTCCAATTCTTCATGGATATTTTGAGTGCAAAGAACTGAAGAATCAATGTGTTGTTTCCTCTCCATTTTCTTATTTGTTGTCAATTGTCATCACTAGTGCATTGAAACATCATATTCATGGTGCTTTCGTACCGAAAAAAATCCCAATTGCAAGTTTGCAACATGTGTTCACCCCACCATGGAGGTGCCTTGTATTGGAGCCCCAAGAGTTTATATGCCATAAAACCATAAAATGACCTAATCATGTGCATAATGTTCatatataaatagaataaatCAAAGTAAAATGACATAACAAAGGAGGAAAAATACCAATAATCTATAAACCcttttgaataacaaaaaaagaaaagaacaagtaAGAAATCAACCAAAAACATGTAGACAGCTTACCTTGTATCTGCATTTATTTGATGAAAAAATACCTTGATGGAACACGATCCTGATATTCACTTGAATCATCATAAAATGAGAAACCCCAGCAATTCAGTACCAGTTGGTCAATAGGATGATATGATTTGATTGAATGAAAGTTATTATCAGTAATTGAGCAAACAATTAGATTCTACTCAAGTATAAACAATTATAGAAATAATCTAAAGAATAGAAAAGCTGcaaatgaagaaagaatgaaagcCAGTAAATGAACACTGTTTATAAACCAAACATCAAAATAATATGGCCCCTAGAATTATAATCTAATCATATCAAGTATCCAAGGGCAATAATGCATGCAGAAGCAGCTGAAGCCCTATGGATTAACATTCTTAAGGTCTATCATCTTCTGGCTGGCCACCTTGACTCTCCTTTTTATCCATTGGAGATTCATCAGCTGGCCACTTATCAATTCCTAAACTTCCTGAGCCGATATCCCATATGTCGGACACGCCACTAGTGCCTCCGAATTCTGGTACGCCATGGTTGACAGGATTACCCCACAGCTCATTCCCACAACTTGAAGCAGCAACACTAGCATTGAAGGCAGGGTCCCATGCATCTTCTTGTTTGATAATGCCTTCAGTTCCAACAGGGGGAAACACAGGAAACTCTCTTTCCCTTGACAACTCGTCCGGGAAGGAAACAAAGTATTCTGAAAGAACATCTTGACTTGGGTTGAAGGCATTTTTCCCTTCGGAAAGAGGATCTTCAAGTCCATAGCTTGATGATCCTTCTCCAACAATTCCTGGAGTTGGCATGGCCTCATGCAATGCACCCAATTCATCTGACATGATTTTGTCCAACTGCAAAGTCAGATTTTCTGCACCAACAGAAATTTCTCTTGCCAAGTCCTGTGAGAGATATTGAGGAGACTGTTCAAAGGAAACTGGATTTAGTTCCGGAGTTTCAGAAGAAACTGTTCTATTTTTCCAATCAGGTTGGTACCTCACTACCTGACCTTTGGGAGTTTCGGAATTTCCTGCTTCGTGTTGATGCTTGATAAACTTCCTTCTTGCTTTTGGAGATTCTATCTGTCTTTGTTCCTTCTTATCCCTAAGGCGAGCCAAGAAGGCCGGATTCTGAAATAACTTGGCCAAGAAGG contains:
- the LOC112758948 gene encoding ribosome production factor 2 homolog — encoded protein: MLRIKTAKTRRGKRELEKRAPQLVESGKKTLLLHGTKTSSVLNSVLTQIYHLKKESSVKYSRKNDNINPFESGGEVPLEFFSRKTDCSIFVYGSHSKKRPNNLVIGRMYDHHIYDLVEVGVENFKPLDSFTYDKKLAPKEGSKPFICFIGEGFEAVEELKHLKEVLLDLFRGEVVENINLAGVDRAYVVSAVSPNRVFFTHCALRLKKSGTVVPRMELVEVGPSMDMVIRRHRPPNESLRKEAFKTSLQKPKKKEKNVKGDPLQGKIGSIYIPDQKIGEMSLPNKSKGVKRERREAKQNRGEQHSSKRRKEDS